In the Planctomycetota bacterium genome, one interval contains:
- a CDS encoding peptidase MA family metallohydrolase: MTDSVRGKEKWRAATLAAVLAALLGHAALPGRAAPKPEPVKPAERETEEAGGDKGERVVVRSREPGAWELPSNYRNADGSFNQQAIVAQQKTRLDEVNKRLMARMRLVETPHYLVFSDADDAMTGLFVKWCEALYSNLCRHFSIGPKEKTWDGKCILVVFNSRAMFQQFAKTFDGNDASRAGAYFAWECRSPNEPQLVHICIPLDTRDPKRLQELFAHEGTHAFFQLYRRVVDLPLWLHEGLAEFMTVVNDKSLAAQKQQWSMRMARDGTSIRQILEVPSGQGFASYPAYSVSYTLVEFLLTAGKSKFKKFIDLLKDGKPQEEALQEAYGFGLAELERRWYVFVKEYLPQRR; the protein is encoded by the coding sequence GTGACGGACAGCGTGCGCGGAAAAGAGAAGTGGCGGGCCGCCACCTTGGCGGCCGTGCTGGCGGCACTCCTGGGGCACGCGGCCTTGCCGGGTCGGGCCGCGCCTAAACCAGAGCCGGTGAAACCGGCGGAGCGCGAGACGGAAGAGGCCGGCGGCGACAAGGGGGAGCGGGTCGTCGTCCGGTCCAGGGAGCCGGGGGCCTGGGAGTTGCCGAGCAACTACCGCAACGCGGACGGCTCTTTCAACCAGCAGGCGATCGTCGCGCAGCAGAAGACGCGGCTGGACGAGGTGAACAAACGGTTGATGGCCAGGATGCGCCTGGTCGAGACGCCGCATTACCTCGTTTTCAGCGACGCGGACGATGCGATGACGGGCCTGTTCGTCAAGTGGTGCGAGGCGCTGTATTCGAACCTGTGCCGGCATTTTAGCATCGGCCCCAAAGAAAAGACCTGGGACGGAAAATGCATCCTGGTGGTCTTCAACTCCCGCGCAATGTTTCAGCAGTTTGCGAAAACCTTCGACGGCAACGACGCCAGCCGCGCGGGCGCCTACTTCGCGTGGGAATGCCGATCGCCCAACGAGCCGCAACTCGTCCACATCTGTATTCCATTGGATACGAGAGACCCCAAGCGGCTCCAGGAACTGTTTGCGCACGAGGGCACACACGCCTTCTTCCAATTGTATCGGCGGGTGGTGGACCTTCCGCTGTGGCTTCATGAAGGCTTGGCCGAGTTCATGACCGTCGTCAATGACAAGAGCCTGGCGGCCCAAAAGCAACAATGGTCGATGCGCATGGCCCGGGACGGAACTTCCATCCGGCAGATTCTGGAAGTCCCGTCGGGCCAAGGTTTTGCGTCGTACCCGGCGTATTCGGTTTCGTACACGCTGGTGGAATTCCTTCTGACGGCGGGCAAGTCGAAGTTCAAGAAGTTCATCGATCTGCTTAAGGACGGCAAGCCGCAGGAGGAGGCCCTCCAGGAGGCATACGGCTTCGGTCTGGCGGAACTGGAACGGCGCTGGTACGTCTTTGTGAAAGAGTACCTCCCCCAGCGCCGCTAG